The genomic region GACACCAGCAAGAAGCGGTTGCGTCTCGCTTGTCTGTTCGATGGTCTCCCAGGCGAAATGTATAGAGAATGACTATCGTATTGCCTCCCGATGTTAAATTTCATGTAATCTAAAGCAGAAATATGTAAGGAGGAAGCCATTCTAGAGAAAATAACTCTTCTCTAATTTCTGTAAAAATGTTCATCATCGACAAAGATGGTGAACTAGGGTATTAAATGCACAATGGCCGTAACCGCCCTAACTAGTCTAACAAACTTTGTTACATGAAAGAtacaaaatatagttatagAGAATCTATCCCGTATCTAGGATAACAATCTCAGTGATATCAGCGACCCAGCTAGCAACCTCAATATGCGACCTCAGGATACGTGCAGTAGGAAACATGACTTCAGGATACGTGAGCTCGTGAGTGACCTCATGATGACCGGTCTGGATGGCGACCTCCACATAGCGATCTGGTGTTCTACCTCATGACAACGAGGCTGGGAGGTCGAACTCTTAacatcccccccccccacaagtTGGATGTGGCTCGAACGAGAACATGGCCAACTTGGAAAGCATGGTAGTGAAGGCAGAAATGGGTAGGATCTTGGTGAGCAAGTCAGCGAGCTGTAGCGAACTTCATACAAACGACAGTGAAATGAAGCCTTCTTTATAGGCATCGCGAACCAAATGACAATCCAGCTCGATGTGCTTAGTTCACTCATGGAATACAGGGTTGGCCAAAATGTGTAAAGTTGCCTTGTTATCATACTAGAGATCAATGGGCAAAGGAACGGTGAGCGAGCGCCTAGAGTCTGGGCAGGAAGCCAATCTGCGTCATAGTAAGCCTTCAATACCAAGGGGTTAAGCGTAGGAAAGATCAGTCTTTTTGACGGGCATCCTTTTAGGTAGTGAACTACATGAAGAGCAGCTCGCCAGTGAGAGTCGCAAGGATGTGTGATAAATTGGCTGAGCTGTTGAATTGAATATGAGATGTCTAGGCGAGTGAACCCCACGTACAATAGGCATCCCACAAGGTGTCGATACGAATCTGGGTTTGGAAGCAGCTCGTTAGTGGTGGATCGCAGCTTCAAACCCTGAGGAAGAGGTGTGAGAGCTAACTTAGCCTGAGTAAGACCTGTGTCGCGGATGATATCCATCACATACTTTATCTGTGAAACGTACAAGCCATCTGAACAGCGAGCAATTTCAAGACCAAGAAAATAGCTAGCATCGTTGATGTTCTTGATAGTGAACAAGTTATGGAGGTTGTCTTTACTTCCTGAATTCCTAACGAAGAAGGGCCAGTGAGCAGTATGTCATCCACATAAACTAACAGTGCCATTTGCCCTGTAGGAGTATGCTTGACGAAGAGGCAGTGATCATGGGCCGATTGATTGAAGCCATAGGCAGTGCGACAACGGGTGAACTCCATATTCCATTGACGAGATGCCTGCTTAAGTCCGTACAACGACCTCTCCAATTTACACACCAGGTGGGGGCCTAGTGTATCCCTCAGGTGGAGTCATATAGATGTCCTCGTCCAAATACCCGTGTAAAAAAGCATGATTGATGTCCAGTTGCTGCAAGGGCCATTCGCGAGCCGCGATTACAGCAAGAAACAGTTGCACTGTGACAGTCTTAGCGACCAGAGAGAAGTTGTCTGTGTAGTCTACCCCTTCGACCTGCGTAAAACCCTTGGCCATCAAATGAGCTTTATACCTTTTCACTGTGCCATCGGCTTGCAATTTAGTCTTGTAGATCTATTTGCAACCAATTGCCTATTTTCCTTTAGGTAGCGAAGATAGGGACCAAGTATTATTTCTGTCTAAGGCATCCAGTTCGCTTTGCATTGCATCTCTCCATTTCTGATGCTGAACAGCCTCTGTGTAGGACCTGGGCTCCTGTAAGACAGACAACGAAGCCACAAAAAGACATATATGCGGGGCTAATGGAGACAAAGGATGAAGTGGATCGACTATTACAGATGAAATCATTTAGCTAGGCAGGTCGTTGTATATTCCTAGCAGATCGACAAAGAGGAGGTGCGGGAGAAGTGTTAGGAACAACAGAAGTAGGTGAGTGAGTGTCTGGTGTAGAGGAGGTAGAAGGTTAGTGTTGGGGAATGAGAGTATTGAGATTGGCATGTGAGGGAACAACAGAAAGTGGGCAGGTCGATGTTGTAAGTTCCATAATGGTGTAAGGGGATTGCTCCTCATAGAACTATACATCTCCAGAGGTGAAAATACATCTATTCTCGAGGTCATATAGCTTATACCCCTTTTGGATTGTGGCATATCCCACCATAATGCATTTAAGGGTTCTAGACTCGAATTTATGTTTGTGAGGGTTAGTGTTGGTCGCATAGCAGAGGCATCCAAAAGTGCGAAGGTGGGTCTAAAGAGTTCATAAGGTGTTTTCCACTAACGTAATTTTTAAGGAGTTTGGTTTATGAGGTAGGTCGTTGTTAGGATGGACTCCCTCCAGAACTTTATAGGCAAGGATGCTTGGAATAATAGAGCTCGTGCTACATCAAGCAAATGACGATGTTTGCGTTCAACACTCCCATTCTGTTGAGGAGTATAGACACAAGAGGTTTGGTGTATTATACCTAGGTCGCTACAAAGAGTGCAACAATTATCATTGAGGAATTCAGATCCGTTGCTAGATCGCAAAATTTTAACAGACTTGTTAAACTAGTTTAGGACGAGGTTAAGGAAGGTTTTAAGAGTGGTAGCAACCTGAGACTTATGATGAAGAAGGTAAGTCCATAGACTGCGACTATGATCGTCTAGAATGGTTAGGATGTAGTTGCTATTTGCGAGTGTGGGAGTTTTGTACCGCCCCCAAAGATCTATATGAATGAGTTCGAAAGGGGTAATGGACCTTGTGTCATTGCAAGAAAAAGGGGCTCGCATTTGTTTTGCCCTATGACATGTATCACAAGGAAGATTCAATGATTCTTTGTTCAAATGCAGTACAGGGATTGTTTTAGTACCTGTAAGGATGCGTGCCCTTAATCCATGGTGCCATGAATAGGCATTACAATTATTAGAGTGAGAAGTGGAAGCAGCAAGACAGTAGGTCGCGGGTTGGAGGGAGGAGTTGGCACCATGTTGCCTGACAATATAAAGGCTCTTGAGGAGGAATCCCACAACCAGGTTTCTTTTAGTTACCCAGTCCTGCAAGACACGACCCATTTTAGCGAATTGTTGAATAAGTGGTCGTTGTTTCCCTTATAATTGAACAATaacctttatttataggcaaaTTAGGAGCAAAAccataattcataaaaaaatttctacaaaatatataaaattataatatataatccaaaatagtattttggttagtttatcataaaaattcaattaaagctaattgaatgaatttgttattagacgaatattaaaattaaatatatatttataatttttaaataatgaaaaggtgtttgaaattatactaaatttgaGGGATGGTTGTAATTTATGGTAGTAGTTTTGTGATGATATGTGTGTCCACCAGCTTGATTGTCATATTTGGGGAGGGGGCCACGTCGATGGCGAAGGGAGAGGCGGCGGTTGGGGTGAGTTCGAGGAGGACGCCACCGTCAGCTAGCGCGCCGTAACAGCGGAGGCCTTGCATCGTGGTGGTGGTGGATGAAATAATTGAGTGGGAGTAGTTATCGTGACAAATTTGTGAAGGGAGTAGGGCAGCGAGTAAATGAGTACGTGGAGAAAGGACTATGGAGTTATTATATACGTAAAAACacgagggggggggggggggggggggggggcgctTTGAGTCCGTACTGTGgggaaatttattttttttctgttttggtCCCTGTATTTGTGGTTTATTATTGATAACGATTGAATTTGATTAGATATGTAATGTGTTTTGTGATgcaaatattgttattattatgatttgtttCTTGCTTTAGTTAATGTTATCATAGAAATTGAAGGATGGGTAGCTGCAATAGATGGTGCTGCTCAATAATTGATGGGCCCCACtccactaataattattaattgtggatattaatttattagataatgataattatgatgatgatgattatgaTATCTCTAATATGAATAGTCCTCCtatatgtacataaatatatatatatagtgaatgAGTGATGAGATGAGACATTCCTTTGCAAGCCTATTAATaacatctctctctctactctCTACTCTCTGCTCTCTAATCAAATTACAATTCCATTTGTATatcatattatcatataatcatattttccattactaaaactattttattattatcattaataacAACAATCTTCTTTCTCAAATCCCACTCCCACTCTACTCGCCCTATCATTTGCTTGTGCCCCTTTCTCTACCTTCCTCTCTCTTAActtctcttcttcattttccccTTTCCCCCAAAGCTCAATCCCTAATCCCTAATCcctaatctctctctctcaacgCTTCTATTTCGGAAATATCATCCCAAACCGCATCCTTTTGTTTCCCCacgatttttttatcaatggCAGGAAGAGAGGTTCGGGAGTATACTAACCTTACCGATCCTAAAGGTACTTCCTTTTTTCCCTCAATCTTTCTCAATTCCCGTTCTCCCTTCTTCCATCAATTCTTACCACTTTCTCGATCGATATTTGATGCAGATAAGAAATGGGGTAAGTCCGGCAAGGACAGGATAGACGACGAAGAAATTACCTTCCAGCGCATGGTCGCCAAGGTTAGCGAATCCTGCTTCTCCTTCCTTCCTTCTTTCCCTTTTCCagattttcaattaaatgCTTCTATTCCTGAAACCTCAACTCTTTTGCGTCACAGTTACACATGGAAATAATTGATCCTGGGTTATTGCCACAAATTGACTAGCAAAATGCCAAATTTTTCTTCagttaaattgtaatttatgtgaatacatacatatatatatatttcttatttgtttCCTGGTCTTGATTTTTAGAGATTCTCAGTTATTAAAGTTTTAGCAAGTTTTCTGATAACATGCCCCGGCAGGGATCTTGGCCCTTTCCACTGGGCGCTTGATATGTTTAGATGCAAGAGGTTGCTGGAGAACGTGGAGGATACCTTCATGGACGAGGCGGTATGGATTCTCTGCCCTCTTTCTTTCATATCAAGTTTAATGTACATGTCTTTGTCTGCATGCCTGTACTGCATTAAATTAGGGAATTGTCACTACTTCTTGAGTATTACTAAGGGCAAGTGCACAGCTTTGGACAGCGATGATTTGCTTTATCTCAAGGAGCAGATGGAAGCTGAGGAAGATGCAGAGCGGCTTCTACGCCGCACAGAGAAACGAGCATTTGCTGCATTTAAGATATCCTTCTACTTGTTTGGTAATTTATGAGCGGATACAGGGAATTATTAAAACATCCATACTCTTGATTGGGGAAGATAATTTGTTCCTTCTCATTGCTCTCCTTGGCCAAGGGACTTGCTTTGAGTTTGAACGAACCTTATTCATGTCATCATTTACTTATTAACATCAGTTGAGAAGCACACGTTGTCTTAGTTTGTTTTTTAAGCAGCACTCTCATCACCTACCTTGATTTGAGATAAATAAGATATAGTGATTTCACCTTTTATCATgtggtaaaaaaattaacatgatAATTGCTAGCAACCAGTTCCTATGAGGTTTGTCATATTATAGATACGtcctcgttgtttgaaaattacaaataccccctaaaATTACTgggagtatttgttagacgactGTGAATTCTAGAGGGGtactttgtaatttttcaaacaacgagtgttataattttgacaaaccTCGGGGAGCCCATTGGAATTTACCCTAATTGCTAATCTGAAAGTGTATTATCAGTATTCATCGTGTTTCTCATACCTATCCTTAACCACTAATTTCACAAGGCTGTTGCTGAAACTTCCCCCGCATCAGTTCCCTTGCCACTTCGTGTGGAGCCTAAGCCCAAGAGCGGAATTAGGTATCTTACACacaaactctctctctctctctctctctctctctctatctatctatgtgtgtgtgtgtgtgtgtgctgtctctttctttctatttcGAAAGGACTCTGGTTTTGATCAGGCAGCAAGACTTACTAAAGAGGGTGGTGGAAGTCAAGCCAAAGCGGCTGAGAGTTGCAAGCCCATCTAGTATTGATCCATCCTTAACAACTTTGAGTGGACGAACAACACATCAAGCTATGAATGACCATGAGGAGGAGAAAGGTCAGTCTTCCACTAGATTCAGCAAAGTGGGAGATGGTGCAAAGTTGGATAACCCAGTTAAAAGTTTGCTGGCTGCATACGAAAGTTCTGACGATGAAGACTGATCCTTGGGATGTGATCATGCTTTTTCTTCCTCTGCCTCAGTGCTATGTGTTTCTCTTCTAACGATGCTCTGTAGTTCGTTAGCACATAATTAGATCTAAAAGTTACCTTGGGTCATGGATTTTTTGTTAAAGATATGGTTCAGTTATTCCTTGTCCTTTTTCTTTGGATATCTGCTGTGGTATGAACGGATTTAGACGAAACAGGTGCAAGGCTGCATTAAATGACTCATTTAGCTAGGCCTTGTAGCTAGAATGCAGATTGATATTCATACGGATTATACTTAAAGGAACATAAAACTGTGCAATGTGCTTGTGCgagattgatatataaatgttAGAACAACTTAAGACTATACATGACCTTAAAGAAGTGAGCTGGAAATCTATGTTTATGCAATTATGCATCTCTTGCATTGCCCTTGCAATAAAGGACACAGCGTTGATGTGCCAATGAATATGAATATGAGAATGTTTGCTGGTTGTAAGTATCTTCTAACTCTCACACTCTCTGTGAGGCACTTCTGCTCAAGGAAAATGTTCTTGTGAAGGatcttaattttgtaaaagaagCCCCACCTGAGTAATGAACTTTTGTTGGCAGTTTGTTGCAACTGCTATGTCACTTCTCCTTGGGACTATGTTCTTAACGATGTGGGTATATGCGGAAGGGTATTGGTGAAAGCACAATATTTCTCCAGACAGCTCAGCAGTCATTAAAATTATGCGAGTTTGTAGTTAAGCTGTCCACAATGCATTTTCTATTGCATCTTTCTCTCTCCGTATACATTCCTGATAACATAAACATGAACGTGTATGCATTGAGGTAATATAAAATGTTGACAATTCTNNNNNNNNNNTACAATACAAACCTACCTTGCCTATTTCGTCAAACCTATCTCaatgctaaaaaaataatattgcgTGAAAAGGTATGACTTGCGCCCAGAAAACTTCATCCCGTTCTGTCCGTTTATGTCTTGAGATTGAGCATCTTCTGTGGAAGCAGGTGTTCATCCATGGTCCCTTTAGTTTAGCATGAGGATATTAGCAGCTACAATTAGCGTAttccttgtttctttcttcataCATTCTATTGCCTTTGAGGTCAATGAGTTTTTTCCAGGTGAACGAGATGCTCTGATGCAACTGAGAGATGTTGTGAACTCCACTTACAATCTGCACGCAAATTGGACAGGCCCACCATGCAGCGACAAGAATCAAAGCAGGTGGGCTGGAATTGGCTGCTCGGATTGGCATGTAACCCATTTGGTCCTCGAAGGAATAGAGTTGACTGGTTCTCTCCCATCCATGTTCTTACAGAACCTCACGTTCTTGACCAAACTGAGTTTCAGAAACAATTCACTGCATGGTCCCCTCCCCAATCTCACAAATCTACTCCACCTGGAATTTGTTTTTCTGTCAAGAAATCAATTCTCTGGTTCCATACCCTCTGATTACATAGACCTGTCCAGGTTAACCAAGTTGGagctacaagaaaatgatctTTCAGGTCAAATTCCTCCGTTTGATCAGCAATCCTTAATTGCTTTCAATGTGTCCAACAATAAACTTGAAGGTCCGATCCCGATGACTCCTGTGCTCCAAAGATTTCCAAAGAGCTCTTATGATAGCAATTCAGATTTGTGCGGGGAGATTCCAGGATTAAGCCCTTGTGCAATTTCGGTTCCTCCTCCAGTTCCAGGCATTGCCCCTGCTCCTTCTCCGTTTCCATCAAGAAAGGAAGATCACGGTGTCCTCAAATCGTGGAGCATTGCTCTAGTTGCAGCAGGCGCTGCTGCTGTTCTTGTGTTTGTCATACTGATGTTTCTCTGCTGTCGTAAAAGAGTTTGCggggaaaaaacaaagaagcaaCAAGAACAGAGAGGTACAGTACTGCATTGGCAATTTGGCATGTGGCACAGTCTAATAAGATAAACGTTCTCAAAGTTTTAAGGGTTAGAAtatctacacacacacacacacacaccctgtATTTGATTCAgttgtttaatttttccaatatCTAGGAGAAGTTGATATAGACCGTAGAGGAAAGCGATCTCAGTGGTCAGGGAGTACAGATCATGATACAGAAAAAAGTCTGGAGTTGGAGTTCTTGGACAGGCCCACATTCGACCTGGACGAGTTGTTGCGTGCTGCGGCTCAAGTAATTGGAAGAGGAAAATTGGGTACCACCTACAAGGCCATGCTTGAATCTGGTTCTGTAGTGGCAGTGAAGAGGCTGGAAGAAATGAACACATTGAGCAAGAAGGAGTTTGTGCAGCAGATGCGTCTACTGGGAAACATTAAGCACGAAAACCTGGCGGAGATAATCTCATTTTATCACTCCAGAGAGGAGAAGCTAATCGTTTCCGAATATGTAGCCGATGGCAGTTTGTTCAGCTTGCTCCATGGTAAGTACAATTCTCCATTAGCGATCACCAGTAGTGAGATAATTAAGCTGATAATTGAAGGTGGAAACACGCAGTTTgtagtttatgataaataattcaGTACTAATCCAATTGTTACGCTGATGCAGAGAATAGAGGAATGCGATTGGAGTGGAAAACAAGAGTATCCATCATCAAAGATGTAGCAGAGGGCGTGGAGTTGCTTCATCAGTGCTTGGCTTCCCATCAGAGGGTGCCCCATGGAAACCTCAAGTCCTCCAATGTTCTCATTCAACGTGGAGACCACATTAATCATGTCCGGGTTAAGCTGACAGATTACGGACTGTTACCTCTAGTGCCGGTGCATAAGCTTTCTGTGAGAAAAACACCGGAGTTCGTAGAGGGGAAGAAGGTGACGTGGAAGGCGGATGTGTACTGCTTCGGCATCCTAGTATTAGAAATCTTGACGGGCAAAGTTCCAAGATCAGGTAGAGGGGAACATAGGGATCTTTCGGGTTGGGTTAGGGCAGCTGTTGATAATGAGTGGTCGACGGATATATTGGATGTGGAAATACTTGGGGAGAAGGAAGGGTATGATGAAATGTTGAAACTGACGGAGATAGGGCTGGAGTGTACGGATGTGTTGCCGGAGAGAAGGCCTACCATGAGTCAGGTTTTGAGTAGAATACAAGACATTAAAAACATTACATCTCATCAATATCAATAAGTTAGACAAGCAGTGAAGCAGCACCACCACCAATCCATCATTATCATCACCCGCGtcttctttaatttgtacGCACCAAGTCTGTCCTATTCTTCAGGAATgctcatttaattcaattcattaattttcttaccAATTAAGTCTTTGTATATAGTTATGATTCtatatttatgtggtaaataaaaggaaaaagtgcAATTATCATTCACTAAGTTATGGGTGACGACACTTTTGGTCCAGTTCCATTTGAAAAGTGTAGTTAGAGATTGGGATTCTTTAAAAATGAcgattttaatatgaaaagcCTCAATTTGGCCAGAATTTCTCATATGGGCAGCACGAGaccataaaaaattggagATTGTTAAACATTTTCGCTCACATTTAATTACGTGGCAAAAATAAATCTGACCAAGCTGATGTGTCAAAGTGACGTGTTAAACATCAACCTTGCCACCTCACCTATGTTTTGGAGGGAGAAGAGCACAAGCCACCTTCAAGTGCTtgtttgatataaaaaaaaaaaaaaaaatccattgaAGGAAAGTCcacaatttttcaattactGCTTCAAATCCTTAATTTGCATAAAGTGATGCAAACACTCAATTCCTTGGTTATGTAAAGGATGGTGAAACCCTGCAATAGTTGAAGTGTTTTTTTGGTGAAGATGGTGATGATTCGTACATAAAGGCATCTAAACATTCCCCCATCCGTATACTGTTAATAGAGAACAATACCAACTCACTAAGCGAAGAAGAAGACGGGCGAAAGGTCAATGGCTAGCAGTTCTTACGAACTGCCTTTTCCATCTCTAAAGGGACTGAATTGTTTTGCTTTTGGAGGGAAAgaacatatttttatgtgttggtttgtcttttttgtttctatttttgcaAAGGAGAATGCTTATTTCTCAAGGCCAAGTAGCTAAAATGCCTCCCTATAATTTGAAAGTAGCTAATAAGCCCCCTTATATTTTGAAAGCTCAGCTAAATCCCTCCCCTCTTGttttaaaaacaagttaaatccccatttattttttttaaacataccTCACTTTCCCCTGCCCATTAAATATAActcgattttaatttttgttaccAAATAACTGTTATGTCCTTATCGATtacatattatttcttatttcaatGATTGATCgatctttttttattctataagaaccgttaaatttaatcaattaattttaatcattagaTCTTAAATTTGTTACTATTAAGGACttagatttaatcaattttaaatatatattattgatgcCCCAAAAATACACTCGGCCGAAGAATGGGCCCATAAAGTTCAAGAAAAAGCTCCCAAATGCATGAGGCTAAAGGAGGTGGACTGCAGCAAAGGTCCACCAGCCAGCAAGGAAGGACAACCCGGCGCTTGCTTGTCATGTCAATGTGGCCACTTTTACAGGTGGCAAGAGTCCATTCACCTATCCAGGAGAGAGACCGCCAAGTAGGCTATGACGAGTCTCGAAAGATTAAACGAGTTTCCCACACAGCTCA from Sesamum indicum cultivar Zhongzhi No. 13 linkage group LG3, S_indicum_v1.0, whole genome shotgun sequence harbors:
- the LOC105157380 gene encoding uncharacterized protein LOC105157380 isoform X2, which gives rise to MAGREVREYTNLTDPKDKKWGKSGKDRIDDEEITFQRMVAKMQEVAGERGGYLHGRGAMICFISRSRWKLRKMQSGFYAAQRNEHLLHLRAVAETSPASVPLPLRVEPKPKSGIRQQDLLKRVVEVKPKRLRVASPSSIDPSLTTLSGRTTHQAMNDHEEEKGQSSTRFSKVGDGAKLDNPVKSLLAAYESSDDED
- the LOC105157380 gene encoding uncharacterized protein LOC105157380 isoform X1; this encodes MAGREVREYTNLTDPKDKKWGKSGKDRIDDEEITFQRMVAKMQEVAGERGGYLHGRGALDSDDLLYLKEQMEAEEDAERLLRRTEKRAFAAFKKAVAETSPASVPLPLRVEPKPKSGIRQQDLLKRVVEVKPKRLRVASPSSIDPSLTTLSGRTTHQAMNDHEEEKGQSSTRFSKVGDGAKLDNPVKSLLAAYESSDDED
- the LOC105157381 gene encoding probable leucine-rich repeat receptor-like protein kinase At1g68400 isoform X1, whose amino-acid sequence is MRILAATISVFLVSFFIHSIAFEVNEFFPGERDALMQLRDVVNSTYNLHANWTGPPCSDKNQSRWAGIGCSDWHVTHLVLEGIELTGSLPSMFLQNLTFLTKLSFRNNSLHGPLPNLTNLLHLEFVFLSRNQFSGSIPSDYIDLSRLTKLELQENDLSGQIPPFDQQSLIAFNVSNNKLEGPIPMTPVLQRFPKSSYDSNSDLCGEIPGLSPCAISVPPPVPGIAPAPSPFPSRKEDHGVLKSWSIALVAAGAAAVLVFVILMFLCCRKRVCGEKTKKQQEQRGEVDIDRRGKRSQWSGSTDHDTEKSLELEFLDRPTFDLDELLRAAAQVIGRGKLGTTYKAMLESGSVVAVKRLEEMNTLSKKEFVQQMRLLGNIKHENLAEIISFYHSREEKLIVSEYVADGSLFSLLHENRGMRLEWKTRVSIIKDVAEGVELLHQCLASHQRVPHGNLKSSNVLIQRGDHINHVRVKLTDYGLLPLVPVHKLSVRKTPEFVEGKKVTWKADVYCFGILVLEILTGKVPRSGRGEHRDLSGWVRAAVDNEWSTDILDVEILGEKEGYDEMLKLTEIGLECTDVLPERRPTMSQVLSRIQDIKNITSHQYQ
- the LOC105157381 gene encoding probable leucine-rich repeat receptor-like protein kinase At1g68400 isoform X2, translated to MQLRDVVNSTYNLHANWTGPPCSDKNQSRWAGIGCSDWHVTHLVLEGIELTGSLPSMFLQNLTFLTKLSFRNNSLHGPLPNLTNLLHLEFVFLSRNQFSGSIPSDYIDLSRLTKLELQENDLSGQIPPFDQQSLIAFNVSNNKLEGPIPMTPVLQRFPKSSYDSNSDLCGEIPGLSPCAISVPPPVPGIAPAPSPFPSRKEDHGVLKSWSIALVAAGAAAVLVFVILMFLCCRKRVCGEKTKKQQEQRGEVDIDRRGKRSQWSGSTDHDTEKSLELEFLDRPTFDLDELLRAAAQVIGRGKLGTTYKAMLESGSVVAVKRLEEMNTLSKKEFVQQMRLLGNIKHENLAEIISFYHSREEKLIVSEYVADGSLFSLLHENRGMRLEWKTRVSIIKDVAEGVELLHQCLASHQRVPHGNLKSSNVLIQRGDHINHVRVKLTDYGLLPLVPVHKLSVRKTPEFVEGKKVTWKADVYCFGILVLEILTGKVPRSGRGEHRDLSGWVRAAVDNEWSTDILDVEILGEKEGYDEMLKLTEIGLECTDVLPERRPTMSQVLSRIQDIKNITSHQYQ